A window of Sphingomonas astaxanthinifaciens DSM 22298 genomic DNA:
TATCGAGCCCGGCCTCCATGGCCATGATCGTGACGCCCGTCTCTTCATCGCCTGCGAGGATCGCGCGGTGGATCGGCGCGGCGCCGCGCCAGCGGGGAAGCAGGCTCGCATGGACGTTGAGACAGCCGCGCGACGGCGCGTCGAGGATCGGCTGGGGAAGCAGCAGGCCGTAAGCCGCGACCACCGCAGCCTCGGCCCCCAGCGCCGCGAACGCCGCCTGCTCCTCTTCCGAGCGCAACCGCTCGGGCGAACGGACGGGCAGGCCCAGTTCCTCGGCCCGCAGCTGAACCGCGGTCGGCTGGAGCTTCTTGCCGCGCTGGGCGGGGCGGGGCGGCTGGCAATAGACCGCGGCAATCTCGTGTCCGGCCGCGACGAGGGCGTCGAGCGTCGGCACCGCGAAGGCCGGCGATCCCATGAAGATGAGGCGCATCGGCAGCGCCTATGGCGGAAAGCGACCACTTTTCCTATCTGGATTGCGTCGTCGCTGCGCTCCTCGCAGTGACGAACTTTCTGTCGTCATTGCGAGCGAAGCGAAGCAATCCATTGGCCTCCCAGGAAATAGAAGCACTGGCCGGCGCGCTCGCACGGCTTCCCGGCCTCGGCCCGCGCTCGGCCCGCCGCGCGGTGCTGCACCTGATGAAGCGGCGCGAGGGTGCGCTCCTGCCCTTGCTCGCCGCATTGGAGACGGTCGCCGAGAAGCTCTCGACCTGCTCGATCTGCGGCAATGTCGACACCCGTGATCCCTGCACCATCTGCGCCGACCCGCGGCGCGACGAGAAGAGCCTGTGCGTGGTCGAGGAAGTCTCCGACCTGTGGGCGCTCGACCGCTCGCGGCTGTTTCCCGGGCGCTTCCACGTGCTCGGCGGGCGGCTCTCGGCGCTCGAGGGGGTTCGGCCCGAGGACCTCGCGATCGAACCCCTGCTGCGCCGGGTCGCGGGCGGCGGAATCGACGAGGTGGTGCTGGCGATGAACGCGACGCTCGAGGGGCAGACCACCGCGCACTATCTCGCCGAGCGGCTCGAGAAATATCCCGTCCGCCTGACCCAGCTCGCCCACGGCCTGCCGGTCGGCGGCGAGCTCGACTATCTCGACGAGGGCACGCTGGCGCAGGCGCTGCGCGCGCGCCGCCCGGTCGCGTGAGGGACCGCGACCTCGTCCGGCTGCACTGGCCTGAATCGCGCCGGCCCGCCTTCGATACCCTGCTCGCGCTCGACGACCGGCTGGCCGAGGTCGCGCTCGGGGCGAGCCAGCCTGCGCTCGGCGCGATCAAGCTCGCCTGGTGGCACGACCAGCTCGCCGCGCTCGACACCCAGCCGGCCCCGCCCGAGCCGCTGCTCGCCCGGATCGCGGCCGAGCTTCCCCCGGTCGGCCT
This region includes:
- the recR gene encoding recombination mediator RecR codes for the protein MASQEIEALAGALARLPGLGPRSARRAVLHLMKRREGALLPLLAALETVAEKLSTCSICGNVDTRDPCTICADPRRDEKSLCVVEEVSDLWALDRSRLFPGRFHVLGGRLSALEGVRPEDLAIEPLLRRVAGGGIDEVVLAMNATLEGQTTAHYLAERLEKYPVRLTQLAHGLPVGGELDYLDEGTLAQALRARRPVA